In the Kitasatospora terrestris genome, one interval contains:
- a CDS encoding helix-turn-helix transcriptional regulator has protein sequence MRADRLLSIMLLLQTRGLVPAAELAERLEVSVRTVYRDVEALSAAGVPVFAERGRNGGIRLLAGYRTDVTGLTADEARALFVLATDGTHDALGLGGAIGSALRKVMAALPAPHRPEAERTSERILVDPVRWTKGPAAPGPADLGELQRAVFDDRRLALRYRHSGAAEPSAYTVDPYGLVSKAGVWYLVADVDGAPRLFRADRVARARATEEPVRRREVGLGEVWGVLRDQVERQRDDVRVTARVRRRRLDMLLRIHAASLIGPPTEDGPDHVLVEFGFGALDAARTLLPFGTDVEVLTPPAARRVLARAAADTVRMYADG, from the coding sequence GTGCGAGCCGACCGCCTGCTGTCGATCATGCTGCTGTTGCAGACCCGGGGCCTGGTGCCCGCCGCCGAGCTGGCGGAGCGCCTGGAGGTCTCCGTCCGCACGGTGTACCGGGACGTGGAGGCGCTGTCCGCGGCCGGGGTGCCGGTCTTCGCGGAGCGGGGCCGGAACGGCGGGATCCGGCTGCTGGCCGGCTACCGCACCGACGTCACGGGGCTGACGGCGGACGAGGCGCGGGCGCTGTTCGTGCTGGCCACCGACGGGACGCACGACGCGCTGGGCCTGGGCGGGGCGATCGGTTCGGCGCTGCGCAAGGTGATGGCGGCGCTGCCGGCCCCGCACCGGCCGGAGGCGGAGCGGACCAGTGAGCGGATCCTGGTGGACCCGGTCCGCTGGACGAAGGGGCCGGCCGCGCCCGGCCCGGCCGACCTGGGCGAGCTCCAGCGCGCGGTGTTCGACGACCGCCGCCTCGCGCTGCGGTACCGGCACAGCGGTGCGGCGGAGCCGAGCGCGTACACGGTCGATCCGTACGGCCTGGTGAGCAAGGCGGGCGTCTGGTACCTGGTGGCGGACGTGGACGGCGCGCCTCGGCTGTTCCGCGCGGACCGGGTGGCGCGGGCGCGGGCCACCGAGGAACCGGTCCGCAGGCGCGAGGTCGGGCTGGGCGAGGTGTGGGGCGTGCTGCGCGACCAGGTGGAGCGGCAGCGCGACGACGTGCGGGTGACCGCGCGGGTGCGCCGCCGCCGGCTGGACATGCTGCTGCGGATCCACGCCGCGTCGCTGATCGGCCCGCCGACCGAGGACGGCCCGGACCACGTGCTGGTGGAGTTCGGCTTCGGGGCCCTCGACGCGGCCCGCACGCTGCTCCCGTTCGGCACCGACGTCGAGGTGCTGACCCCGCCGGCGGCCCGCCGGGTCCTCGCGCGGGCCGCCGCCGACACCGTGCGGATGTACGCCGACGGGTGA
- a CDS encoding acyl carrier protein, with the protein MATQTEVLEGLAEIVNEIAGIPTEDVELDKSFTDDLDVDSLSMVEVVVAAEERFGVKIPDDEVKNLKTVGDAVNYIIENA; encoded by the coding sequence ATGGCTACCCAGACCGAGGTTCTCGAGGGTCTCGCCGAGATCGTCAACGAGATCGCCGGCATCCCGACCGAGGACGTCGAGCTCGACAAGTCGTTCACCGACGACCTGGACGTCGACTCGCTGTCCATGGTCGAGGTCGTCGTGGCCGCCGAGGAGCGCTTCGGCGTCAAGATCCCGGACGACGAGGTCAAGAACCTCAAGACCGTCGGCGACGCGGTGAACTACATCATCGAGAACGCCTGA
- a CDS encoding aldo/keto reductase, which yields MSDLPTAVLGTDGPTVGIQGLGCMGMSEFYGPTDTDEALATLDSALEQGVTLFDTADIYGSGHNEELIGPFVRANRDRVVLATKFAIERRADDPTYRAVRNDPAYIRSAVDASLRRLGVDVIDLYYMHRRDPQVPLAESVGAMAELVAAGKVRHLGLSEVTGAELREAYAVHPIAALQSEWSIFSRDVERTAVPAAAELGVAFVPYSPLGRGFLTGAFSAAEQLSADDYRRYHPQFSGPNAAGNAALVAPIQQIAAERGVTAAQVALAWVQQRAQVHGLTVVPIPGTRKRTRLAENVAAATLALTPDELAALEPIAAKVEGNRYADMSSTSAGRE from the coding sequence ATGAGTGACCTCCCCACCGCCGTACTCGGCACCGACGGCCCGACCGTGGGCATCCAGGGCCTCGGCTGCATGGGCATGAGCGAGTTCTACGGCCCGACCGACACCGACGAGGCCCTCGCCACCCTGGACTCCGCCCTGGAGCAGGGCGTCACCCTCTTCGACACCGCCGACATCTACGGCTCCGGCCACAACGAGGAACTGATCGGCCCCTTCGTCCGCGCCAACCGCGACCGGGTCGTCCTCGCCACCAAGTTCGCCATCGAGCGCCGCGCCGACGACCCGACCTACCGGGCCGTGCGCAACGACCCGGCGTACATCCGCTCCGCCGTCGACGCCTCGCTGCGCCGGCTCGGCGTCGACGTGATCGACCTCTACTACATGCACCGCCGCGACCCGCAGGTGCCGCTCGCCGAATCGGTCGGCGCGATGGCGGAACTGGTCGCGGCCGGGAAGGTCCGGCACCTGGGCCTGTCCGAGGTGACCGGCGCGGAGCTGCGCGAGGCGTACGCGGTCCACCCGATCGCGGCGCTGCAGTCCGAGTGGTCGATCTTCTCCCGGGACGTCGAGCGGACCGCGGTGCCCGCCGCCGCGGAGCTCGGGGTCGCGTTCGTGCCCTACTCCCCGCTCGGCCGGGGCTTCCTGACCGGCGCCTTCAGCGCCGCCGAGCAGCTCTCCGCGGACGACTACCGGCGCTACCACCCGCAGTTCTCCGGGCCGAACGCCGCCGGGAACGCGGCACTCGTCGCGCCGATCCAGCAGATCGCCGCCGAGCGCGGGGTGACCGCGGCGCAGGTGGCCCTCGCCTGGGTGCAGCAGCGGGCGCAGGTCCACGGGCTGACCGTGGTGCCCATCCCCGGCACCCGCAAGCGCACCCGCCTCGCGGAGAACGTCGCCGCCGCGACGCTCGCCCTCACCCCGGACGAGCTCGCCGCCCTGGAGCCCATCGCCGCCAAGGTCGAGGGCAACCGCTACGCCGACATGTCGTCGACGTCCGCCGGCCGCGAGTAG
- a CDS encoding PucR family transcriptional regulator, which translates to MTAEERRLAAERAELRAATLKRLEKSSGKLATNAIARMDDQLAWYRRMPPEHRSWIGLVAQAGIAAFTEWYRHPEAPQAISTDVFGTAPRELTRAITLRQTVELIRTTIEVMEEAIEEVAAPGDEAGMRESVLVYAREIAFATAQVYAQAAEARGAWDARLEALVVNSLLSGDADEGVLSRAAALGWGQPAQVRVVMGSAPDGDSELVVEAIRRAARYAKLHVLTGVLGRRLVVVVGGGKEPVHAARALIGQFAPGPVVVGPAVGDLLSATRSAHAAAQGLKACAAWPDAPRPVLADDLLPERALAGDEVARRQLVEEIYTPLEEAGSALLETLSVFLEQASSLEGAARMLFVHPNTVRYRLRRVTDVTGYAPSDVRSAFTLRIALALGRLGTVTEQG; encoded by the coding sequence ATGACGGCGGAGGAGCGCCGGCTCGCCGCCGAGCGGGCGGAGCTGCGGGCGGCGACGCTCAAGCGGCTGGAGAAGTCCTCGGGCAAGTTGGCGACCAACGCGATCGCCCGGATGGACGACCAGCTGGCCTGGTACCGGCGGATGCCGCCGGAGCACCGTTCCTGGATCGGCCTGGTCGCCCAGGCGGGCATCGCCGCCTTCACCGAGTGGTACCGGCACCCGGAGGCGCCGCAGGCGATCTCCACGGACGTGTTCGGCACCGCGCCGCGCGAGCTGACCCGGGCGATCACCCTGCGCCAGACGGTGGAGCTGATCCGCACCACCATCGAGGTGATGGAGGAGGCCATCGAGGAGGTGGCCGCCCCCGGCGACGAGGCCGGGATGCGCGAGTCGGTGCTGGTGTACGCGCGGGAGATCGCGTTCGCCACCGCGCAGGTGTACGCGCAGGCCGCGGAGGCCCGCGGCGCGTGGGACGCGCGGCTGGAGGCGCTGGTCGTCAACTCGCTGCTGTCGGGTGACGCGGACGAGGGAGTGCTCTCCCGGGCGGCGGCGCTGGGCTGGGGACAGCCCGCCCAGGTACGCGTGGTGATGGGCAGCGCGCCGGACGGCGACAGCGAGCTGGTGGTGGAGGCGATCCGCCGGGCCGCCCGGTACGCCAAGCTGCACGTGCTGACCGGGGTGCTGGGCCGGCGGCTGGTGGTGGTGGTCGGCGGCGGCAAGGAGCCGGTGCACGCGGCCCGGGCGCTGATCGGCCAGTTCGCGCCGGGCCCGGTGGTGGTCGGTCCGGCGGTCGGCGACCTGCTGTCGGCGACCCGCAGCGCGCACGCGGCGGCGCAGGGTCTGAAGGCGTGCGCGGCGTGGCCGGACGCGCCGCGCCCGGTGCTGGCGGACGACCTGCTGCCGGAACGGGCGCTGGCCGGGGACGAGGTGGCCCGCCGTCAGTTGGTGGAGGAGATCTACACACCGCTGGAGGAGGCCGGGTCGGCACTCCTGGAGACGCTGAGTGTCTTTCTGGAGCAGGCGTCCTCTCTTGAGGGCGCGGCCCGGATGCTCTTCGTCCACCCGAACACCGTGCGCTACCGGCTGCGTCGTGTGACTGACGTCACCGGCTATGCTCCGTCCGACGTACGTTCGGCCTTCACCCTGCGCATCGCCCTTGCCCTGGGACGTCTCGGGACGGTCACCGAGCAGGGCTGA
- a CDS encoding MerR family transcriptional regulator, whose amino-acid sequence MLSCSEAYNAATADADRTPRHTISEVSAASGLTAHTLRWYERIGLLDPIDRSHSGQRRYSDADLARLAFLGRLRLTGMPVADMQRYVELARGGDGTRADRRDLLVAHREEVRRRIADLHATLAVLDYKIDLYSASPGLAAEESERMSA is encoded by the coding sequence CTGCTCAGTTGCAGCGAGGCGTACAACGCGGCCACCGCCGACGCCGACCGCACCCCGCGGCACACCATCAGCGAGGTCTCCGCGGCCAGCGGACTCACCGCCCACACGCTCCGCTGGTACGAGCGGATCGGCCTGCTGGACCCGATCGACCGCTCGCACTCCGGCCAACGCCGGTACAGCGACGCCGACCTGGCCCGGCTGGCCTTCCTCGGCCGGCTGCGGCTGACCGGCATGCCCGTCGCCGACATGCAGCGCTACGTCGAACTGGCGCGCGGCGGCGACGGCACCCGGGCCGACCGGCGCGACCTGCTGGTCGCCCACCGCGAGGAGGTCCGCCGGCGGATCGCCGATCTGCACGCGACCCTCGCCGTCCTCGACTACAAGATCGACCTCTACTCCGCCTCCCCCGGCCTCGCGGCCGAAGAATCTGAACGGATGAGCGCATGA
- a CDS encoding beta-ketoacyl-ACP synthase III yields the protein MTTPQIKPASGAQYSRIHGVGGYRPSRVIPNAEVLNWIESTDEWIRSRSGIAERRWATAEETVAEMSVQAAGKAIAQAGIAPEQIGGVIVATVSHLKQTPAIATEIAQRLGCGTAPAFDISAACAGFGYGLSLADGMVRGGSAEYVLVIGVERLSDLTDTSDRSTAFIFGDGAGAAVVGPSPVPGIGKVIWGSDGSQADVISQTQAWDTAFAKPDAVNGAGEETKWPALRMEGQTVFRWAVWEMAKVAQEALDAAGITADQLGAFIPHQANMRITDAMIKALKLPASVPVARDIAETGNTSAASIPLAMEAMLERGEAKSGDLALIIGFGAGLVYAAAVVTLP from the coding sequence ATGACCACGCCTCAGATCAAGCCGGCCTCCGGCGCCCAGTACTCGCGCATCCACGGGGTCGGCGGCTACCGCCCGTCCCGGGTGATCCCCAACGCCGAGGTGCTGAACTGGATCGAGTCCACCGACGAGTGGATCCGCAGCCGGTCCGGCATCGCCGAGCGCCGCTGGGCGACCGCCGAGGAGACCGTCGCCGAGATGTCGGTGCAGGCCGCCGGCAAGGCGATCGCCCAGGCCGGCATCGCCCCGGAGCAGATCGGCGGCGTGATCGTCGCGACCGTCTCGCACCTGAAGCAGACCCCGGCCATCGCCACCGAGATCGCCCAGCGGCTCGGCTGCGGCACCGCCCCGGCGTTCGACATCTCGGCCGCCTGCGCGGGCTTCGGCTACGGCCTGAGCCTGGCCGACGGCATGGTGCGCGGCGGCAGCGCCGAGTACGTGCTGGTGATCGGCGTGGAGCGGCTCAGCGACCTGACCGACACCTCGGACCGCTCGACCGCCTTCATCTTCGGCGACGGCGCCGGCGCCGCGGTCGTCGGCCCGTCCCCGGTGCCCGGCATCGGCAAGGTGATCTGGGGCTCCGACGGCTCGCAGGCCGACGTGATCTCGCAGACCCAGGCCTGGGACACCGCCTTCGCCAAGCCGGACGCCGTCAACGGCGCCGGTGAGGAGACCAAGTGGCCGGCCCTGCGGATGGAGGGCCAGACGGTCTTCCGCTGGGCCGTGTGGGAGATGGCCAAGGTGGCCCAGGAGGCGCTGGACGCCGCCGGGATCACCGCCGACCAGCTCGGCGCGTTCATCCCGCACCAGGCCAACATGCGCATCACCGATGCCATGATCAAGGCACTCAAGCTTCCCGCGTCGGTGCCCGTCGCCCGCGACATCGCCGAGACCGGCAACACCTCCGCCGCCTCCATCCCGCTGGCGATGGAAGCCATGCTGGAGCGCGGTGAGGCGAAGAGCGGCGACCTGGCCCTGATCATCGGGTTCGGGGCGGGTCTGGTCTACGCGGCCGCAGTCGTTACTCTCCCCTAG
- a CDS encoding TIGR03086 family metal-binding protein — protein MDATSFDPRPNYLRALDQLEKLLQQVTPEQLDRSTPCSEYTLRDLLSHTVGGVHRIAYVGEGGHSQDVAAATGEVGDGEWAPTLGRARERAVAAWADDTKLDRPSAVPWGTVPGRFALGGYIMEAVTHTWDIAQVVAPGTAFDDELALGALAIAQQVLPADQRDENVPFGPVRPAPADATPTTRLAAWLGREV, from the coding sequence ATGGACGCCACCAGCTTCGACCCCCGCCCGAACTACCTGCGCGCCCTCGACCAGCTCGAGAAGCTGCTCCAGCAGGTCACCCCCGAGCAGCTCGACCGGTCCACCCCGTGCAGCGAGTACACCCTGCGCGACCTGCTCAGCCACACCGTCGGCGGCGTCCACCGCATCGCCTACGTCGGCGAGGGCGGGCACAGCCAGGACGTCGCCGCGGCGACCGGCGAGGTCGGCGACGGCGAGTGGGCTCCGACGCTCGGACGCGCCCGCGAGCGGGCCGTCGCCGCCTGGGCCGACGACACCAAGCTCGACCGGCCCTCCGCGGTGCCGTGGGGCACCGTCCCCGGCCGCTTCGCGCTCGGCGGCTACATCATGGAGGCCGTCACCCACACCTGGGACATCGCCCAGGTCGTGGCCCCCGGCACCGCCTTCGACGACGAGCTCGCCCTCGGCGCCCTCGCCATCGCCCAGCAGGTCCTCCCCGCCGACCAGCGCGACGAGAACGTCCCCTTCGGCCCCGTCCGCCCCGCCCCCGCGGACGCCACCCCCACCACCCGCCTCGCGGCGTGGCTCGGCCGGGAAGTCTGA
- a CDS encoding ACP S-malonyltransferase has translation MLVIVAPGQGAQTPGFLNPWLELDGVADRLRQWSAVAGLDLVHAGTEASEEEIKDTAVAQPLLVAAGLVTSGALFADGDLTARVSALAGHSVGEITAAALTGVLTAEDALAFVRERSLGMAEAAAVTATGMAAVLGGDPEEVAAKLAEHGVTAANNNGGGQIVAAGTLDQLAALKADPPAGARLIPLKVAGAFHTAHMAPGQARLEKLAPTLTAADPLVAYVSNKDGEVVGNGAEVLARLVSQVSNPVRWDLCMETLQQLGATAVIELSPAGTLTNLVKRNVKGVATLALKTPADLDKARELVAEHGAQESNA, from the coding sequence GTGCTCGTAATCGTCGCCCCTGGACAGGGTGCTCAGACCCCCGGCTTCCTCAACCCCTGGCTCGAGCTGGACGGCGTGGCCGACCGGCTGCGGCAGTGGTCCGCCGTGGCCGGGCTCGACCTGGTCCACGCCGGTACCGAGGCGTCCGAGGAGGAGATCAAGGACACCGCCGTCGCCCAGCCGCTGCTGGTCGCCGCCGGCCTGGTCACCTCCGGCGCGCTGTTCGCGGACGGCGACCTGACCGCGCGGGTGTCCGCGCTGGCGGGCCACAGCGTCGGTGAGATCACCGCCGCCGCGCTGACCGGCGTGCTGACCGCCGAGGACGCGCTGGCCTTCGTCCGCGAGCGCAGCCTGGGCATGGCCGAGGCCGCCGCGGTGACCGCGACCGGGATGGCCGCCGTGCTCGGCGGCGACCCGGAGGAGGTCGCCGCGAAGCTGGCCGAGCACGGCGTGACCGCGGCGAACAACAACGGCGGCGGCCAGATCGTCGCGGCCGGCACCCTGGACCAGCTGGCGGCGCTGAAGGCGGACCCGCCGGCCGGCGCCCGGCTGATCCCGCTGAAGGTGGCCGGCGCCTTCCACACCGCGCACATGGCCCCGGGCCAGGCGCGGCTGGAGAAGCTCGCCCCGACCCTGACCGCTGCCGACCCGCTGGTCGCGTACGTCTCCAACAAGGACGGCGAGGTGGTCGGCAACGGCGCCGAGGTGCTCGCCCGCCTGGTCTCCCAGGTGTCCAACCCGGTCCGCTGGGACCTGTGCATGGAGACCCTGCAGCAGCTGGGTGCGACGGCCGTGATCGAGCTGTCGCCGGCCGGTACTCTCACCAACCTGGTCAAGCGCAACGTCAAGGGTGTCGCGACGCTTGCCCTCAAGACCCCCGCCGATCTCGACAAGGCCCGTGAGCTGGTGGCCGAGCACGGCGCTCAGGAGAGCAACGCATGA
- a CDS encoding group II truncated hemoglobin yields the protein MPEQSLYQAIGGADALHRLTEAFYEAVLADEVLAPVFADFTPTHTEHVAVWLAEVFGGPDRFTTELGGHQRLLRSHLGLRITEEQRLRWMELMGDAVRAELPADERLRTRVMEYFDWGTKIALQVSADPAGTDLGDPGPTPRWGWDGLVH from the coding sequence ATGCCCGAGCAGTCCCTGTACCAGGCGATCGGCGGCGCGGACGCGCTGCACCGCCTCACCGAGGCGTTCTACGAGGCGGTGCTCGCCGACGAGGTGCTTGCCCCCGTCTTCGCCGACTTCACCCCCACCCACACCGAGCACGTCGCCGTCTGGCTGGCCGAGGTCTTCGGCGGCCCGGACCGCTTCACCACCGAGCTGGGCGGCCACCAGCGGCTGCTCCGCAGCCACCTGGGCCTGCGCATCACCGAGGAGCAGCGGCTGCGCTGGATGGAACTGATGGGCGACGCCGTCCGCGCCGAGCTGCCCGCCGACGAGCGGCTGCGCACCCGGGTCATGGAGTACTTCGACTGGGGCACGAAGATCGCCCTGCAGGTCTCCGCCGACCCGGCCGGCACCGACCTCGGCGACCCCGGCCCCACCCCGCGCTGGGGCTGGGACGGCCTCGTCCACTGA
- a CDS encoding serine hydrolase domain-containing protein translates to MQSLRMIEDWPVPNAAAAVVRGADGAVLGSHGPQQHLFPLASVTKLLTSYAALVAVEEGVFELDDPAGPAGSTVRHLLAHTSGLAFDEHRVMAEPGNRRLYSNAGFDVLAAALAEASGIEFGRYAAEAVFEPLGMHSTLINTAHRSPAGAGGLSTVADLALFAAELQAPKLLDPSTLHAATREVAFPGTNGVLPGFGHRRPNDWGLGFEIRDGKAPHWTGTANSPATFGHFGQSGTFLWVDPAAGVACVALTDRDFGPWAAEVWPQLADAVLAELR, encoded by the coding sequence ATGCAGAGCTTGCGGATGATCGAGGACTGGCCGGTGCCGAACGCCGCGGCGGCGGTGGTGCGGGGCGCGGACGGCGCGGTGCTGGGCTCGCACGGGCCGCAGCAGCACCTCTTCCCGCTGGCGTCGGTGACCAAGCTGCTCACCTCGTACGCGGCGCTGGTCGCGGTCGAGGAGGGCGTCTTCGAGCTGGACGACCCGGCGGGCCCGGCGGGGTCGACCGTGCGGCACTTGCTGGCGCACACCTCGGGGCTGGCGTTCGACGAGCACCGGGTGATGGCGGAGCCGGGCAACCGGCGGCTGTACTCCAACGCCGGTTTCGACGTCCTGGCGGCGGCGCTCGCCGAGGCGTCCGGGATCGAGTTCGGGCGGTACGCGGCGGAGGCGGTGTTCGAGCCGCTGGGGATGCACTCCACGCTGATCAACACCGCGCACCGCTCCCCCGCGGGCGCGGGCGGCCTGTCCACCGTCGCCGACCTGGCGCTGTTCGCCGCCGAGCTGCAGGCGCCGAAGCTGCTGGACCCGTCCACCCTGCACGCCGCGACCCGCGAGGTCGCCTTCCCCGGGACCAACGGCGTGCTGCCGGGCTTCGGGCACCGGCGGCCGAACGACTGGGGCCTCGGTTTCGAGATCCGCGACGGCAAGGCCCCGCACTGGACGGGCACCGCCAACTCCCCCGCGACCTTCGGCCACTTCGGCCAGTCCGGCACCTTCCTGTGGGTGGACCCCGCCGCCGGCGTAGCGTGCGTCGCCCTCACCGACCGCGACTTCGGCCCGTGGGCGGCGGAGGTCTGGCCGCAGCTCGCCGACGCCGTCCTGGCCGAGCTGCGGTAG
- the fabF gene encoding beta-ketoacyl-ACP synthase II, translated as MTAENRTVVVTGIGAFTPLGGDAASFWEGLVEGRSGVAALTEEWATDLPVRIAARVAVEPGEILPRPLARKLDRSAQFALIAAREAWADAGYETPATAEGSPLNPERLGAVIASGIGGVTTLLDQYDVLKEQGVRKVSPHTVPMLMPNSPAANVGLEVGARAGVHTPVSACASGAEAIGYAIEMIRTGRADVVIAGGTEAAIHPLPIVAFSNMMAMSKNNDEPQRASRPYDKGRDGFVLGEGAGVVVLESAEHAAARGARVYCEAVGQGLSSDAHHIAQPEPTGAGVARAIADLFARNDLDKSEVVHVNAHATSTPQGDTAEVKALRKELGEHLDHVAISATKSMTGHLLGGAGGIETVATVLALHNRLAPPTVNVEDLDDDIDADIVRDEPRKLPEGRIAALNNSFGFGGHNVVLAFRTV; from the coding sequence GTGACCGCTGAAAACCGCACCGTGGTCGTCACGGGTATCGGCGCCTTCACGCCGCTGGGCGGCGACGCCGCCTCGTTCTGGGAGGGCCTCGTCGAGGGCCGTTCCGGCGTGGCCGCGCTGACCGAGGAGTGGGCCACCGACCTCCCCGTCCGGATCGCCGCGCGCGTCGCGGTCGAGCCGGGCGAGATCCTGCCCCGCCCGCTGGCCCGCAAGCTGGACCGCTCGGCGCAGTTCGCGCTGATCGCCGCCCGCGAGGCCTGGGCCGACGCCGGGTACGAGACCCCGGCCACCGCCGAGGGCTCCCCGCTGAACCCCGAGCGCCTGGGCGCCGTGATCGCCTCCGGCATCGGCGGCGTCACCACCCTGCTCGACCAGTACGACGTGCTCAAGGAGCAGGGCGTCCGCAAGGTCTCCCCGCACACCGTGCCGATGCTGATGCCGAACTCCCCCGCCGCCAACGTCGGCCTGGAGGTCGGCGCGCGCGCCGGCGTGCACACCCCCGTCTCCGCCTGCGCCTCCGGCGCCGAGGCGATCGGCTACGCGATCGAGATGATCCGCACCGGCCGCGCCGACGTCGTGATCGCCGGCGGTACCGAGGCCGCGATCCACCCGCTGCCGATCGTCGCCTTCTCCAACATGATGGCGATGTCCAAGAACAACGACGAGCCGCAGCGCGCCTCGCGCCCGTACGACAAGGGCCGCGACGGCTTCGTGCTCGGCGAGGGCGCCGGTGTCGTGGTGCTGGAGTCCGCGGAGCACGCCGCCGCGCGCGGTGCCCGGGTCTACTGCGAGGCCGTCGGCCAGGGCCTGTCCTCGGACGCCCACCACATCGCGCAGCCGGAGCCGACCGGTGCCGGCGTCGCCCGCGCGATCGCCGACCTGTTCGCCCGCAACGACCTGGACAAGTCGGAGGTCGTGCACGTCAACGCGCACGCCACCTCGACCCCGCAGGGCGACACCGCCGAGGTGAAGGCGCTGCGCAAGGAGCTCGGCGAGCACCTCGACCACGTGGCGATCTCCGCCACCAAGTCGATGACCGGCCACCTGCTCGGCGGCGCCGGCGGCATCGAGACCGTCGCCACCGTGCTCGCGCTGCACAACCGGCTCGCCCCGCCGACCGTCAACGTCGAGGACCTCGACGACGACATCGACGCGGACATCGTCCGTGACGAGCCCCGCAAGCTGCCCGAGGGCCGGATCGCCGCGCTGAACAACTCGTTCGGCTTCGGCGGCCACAACGTGGTGCTGGCCTTCCGCACGGTCTGA
- a CDS encoding DUF3145 domain-containing protein, with protein sequence MTTRGVLYIHSAPRALCPHVEWAVAGVLGVRVSLDWIRQPAAPGHWRAELSWQGEPGTASRLASALRGWQLMRYEVTSEPCATAEGERYSSTPGLGIFHAVTGIHGDILIPEDRLRAVLLRARNEGGDLESEIARLLGKPWDDELEPFRYAGEGAPVRWLHQVV encoded by the coding sequence GTGACGACTCGTGGAGTTCTCTACATCCACTCCGCGCCCCGCGCGCTGTGCCCGCACGTCGAGTGGGCGGTCGCGGGCGTGCTCGGCGTGCGGGTCAGCCTCGACTGGATCCGCCAGCCCGCCGCGCCCGGCCACTGGCGCGCCGAGCTGTCCTGGCAGGGCGAGCCCGGCACCGCGTCGCGGCTGGCCTCGGCGCTGCGCGGTTGGCAGCTGATGCGGTACGAGGTCACCAGCGAGCCCTGCGCCACCGCGGAGGGCGAGCGGTACAGCTCCACGCCCGGCCTCGGCATCTTCCACGCCGTCACCGGCATCCACGGGGACATCCTGATCCCGGAGGACCGGCTGCGCGCCGTGCTGCTGCGCGCCCGCAACGAGGGCGGCGACCTGGAGTCCGAGATCGCCCGCCTGCTCGGCAAGCCGTGGGACGACGAGCTGGAGCCCTTCCGCTACGCGGGCGAGGGCGCCCCGGTCCGCTGGCTCCACCAGGTGGTGTGA
- a CDS encoding pirin family protein, with protein MTDTSERPRADLRRAPERYLSRPEEGIETRHAFSFSGHYDPKNTHFGALLACNEETLAAGAGFDEHRHRDTEILTWVVEGALAHRDSDGHAGVVRPGMVQHLSAGSGVSHTERNIGGAEGPVRFVQMWLQPDAFDAEPAYGLRRVDPAQGGLTLLASGMARDEDGEALRLRRSDAALWLVRAGAWQPLPELPSAPFRYAHLTAGSVGYRTVPGPQGGGRSMAPGDSVRITGAAFADPVAGEDGAELLLWEMHSPVSYG; from the coding sequence GTGACCGACACCAGTGAACGCCCCCGAGCCGACCTGCGGCGGGCCCCCGAGCGGTACCTCTCCCGGCCGGAGGAGGGCATCGAGACCCGGCACGCCTTCTCCTTCTCCGGGCACTACGACCCGAAGAACACCCACTTCGGGGCGCTGCTCGCGTGCAACGAGGAGACGCTGGCCGCGGGCGCGGGCTTCGACGAGCACCGCCACCGGGACACCGAGATCCTCACCTGGGTCGTCGAGGGCGCCCTCGCCCACCGGGACAGCGACGGGCACGCGGGCGTGGTGCGGCCCGGCATGGTGCAGCACCTGTCGGCCGGTTCGGGCGTCAGCCACACCGAGCGGAACATCGGCGGGGCCGAGGGGCCGGTCCGCTTCGTCCAGATGTGGCTGCAGCCCGACGCGTTCGACGCCGAGCCCGCGTACGGCCTGCGCCGGGTCGACCCGGCGCAGGGTGGGCTGACGCTGCTCGCCTCCGGGATGGCGCGCGACGAGGACGGCGAGGCGCTGCGGCTGCGGCGCAGCGACGCCGCGCTGTGGCTGGTCCGGGCCGGCGCCTGGCAGCCGCTGCCCGAGCTGCCCTCCGCGCCCTTCCGCTACGCGCACCTGACGGCCGGTTCGGTCGGCTACCGCACCGTCCCCGGCCCGCAGGGCGGCGGCCGGTCGATGGCTCCCGGCGACAGCGTCCGGATCACCGGCGCCGCCTTCGCCGACCCGGTCGCCGGCGAGGACGGCGCCGAACTGCTGCTGTGGGAGATGCACTCGCCGGTGTCGTACGGCTGA